In a genomic window of Streptomyces pristinaespiralis:
- a CDS encoding helix-turn-helix domain-containing protein, producing the protein MTHEVGVERRGVHGRLSPVGAARATARTKRLGDALKRRREELGLSLEEVAARLGITAYTYATWERTPGRQWPEDTLCALIDALELNDQQGGRLLRLAVDRDAPAQYDSFGGETPVRPSGPVPPSRPARRPAPSGPAAPVPPPVPVRPPEPSPQPPSRPEGPSDPETLAYLRDYATMMDAVPLPSVLFDRHWDVAHTNPAFDALFRGIGPHPTAMPDRNFLRFVLFHPDARTVLGEHETSWCLPLMAQLAAALDKHGDDDVLQAIRDDIADDPIMDAAYRCGLPHWMSAVGALAIHHDGAVRPVNHPDPRWGRTQCRIIDETPTTLRDKEYTRMTLVLRENQSSAVPGVRRGKTHLRAVSGG; encoded by the coding sequence ATGACACATGAGGTGGGCGTCGAACGCCGGGGTGTCCACGGACGCCTCAGCCCCGTCGGCGCCGCGCGGGCCACGGCCCGTACGAAGCGACTCGGGGACGCCCTCAAGCGACGCCGTGAGGAACTGGGCCTGAGCCTCGAGGAGGTCGCGGCACGCCTCGGCATCACCGCCTACACCTACGCCACGTGGGAACGCACCCCGGGCCGGCAGTGGCCGGAGGACACGCTCTGCGCCCTGATCGACGCCCTGGAGCTCAACGACCAGCAGGGCGGGCGGCTGCTGCGCCTCGCCGTCGACCGGGACGCACCCGCGCAGTACGACTCCTTCGGCGGGGAGACGCCCGTCAGGCCGTCAGGGCCGGTGCCGCCCTCACGCCCGGCGCGCCGCCCCGCACCCTCCGGCCCCGCGGCGCCCGTCCCGCCGCCGGTGCCCGTACGTCCGCCGGAGCCCTCGCCGCAGCCGCCGTCGCGGCCGGAAGGGCCCTCGGACCCCGAGACGCTTGCCTATCTCCGGGACTACGCCACGATGATGGACGCGGTGCCGCTGCCTTCCGTGCTCTTCGACCGGCACTGGGACGTCGCCCACACCAACCCCGCGTTCGATGCCCTCTTCCGTGGCATCGGACCCCACCCCACCGCCATGCCGGACCGCAACTTCCTGCGGTTCGTGCTCTTCCACCCCGACGCGCGCACCGTGCTGGGCGAGCACGAGACGAGCTGGTGCCTGCCGTTGATGGCACAACTGGCGGCGGCCCTCGACAAGCACGGCGACGACGATGTGCTTCAAGCCATTCGTGACGACATCGCCGACGACCCGATCATGGACGCCGCCTACCGGTGCGGGCTGCCGCACTGGATGAGCGCCGTGGGCGCGCTCGCGATCCACCACGACGGAGCGGTACGGCCGGTGAACCACCCCGACCCGCGCTGGGGCCGCACCCAGTGCCGGATCATCGACGAGACACCGACGACCCTGCGCGACAAGGAGTACACCCGGATGACGCTGGTCCTCCGGGAGAACCAGTCGAGCGCGGTGCCCGGCGTACGCCGCGGCAAGACCCACCTGCGGGCCGTCTCCGGCGGCTGA
- a CDS encoding helix-turn-helix domain-containing protein, with the protein MTDGFSVPGPTATGPLAASVARVAELADKLGMSHSEVFDVQKLSEASGVPTDVVRALLDGRPAGEPDLQARFLQRFDLLRRTRLKPNGRRYTQQEIADGAGMSRQQAGALINGDRRPTMEHCDAIQRFFKVHAGFLTADDADALDSALQRTEQSLLQDYAGDGDPLERLLQDHGVRGIAWRAAQLPTDKHRDKVTEWLDMLLESVKPAPDAPTEP; encoded by the coding sequence GTGACAGACGGCTTCTCGGTTCCGGGTCCGACGGCCACAGGCCCTCTGGCGGCATCGGTTGCCCGGGTCGCCGAACTTGCGGACAAGCTCGGAATGAGCCACAGCGAGGTCTTCGACGTCCAGAAGCTGTCCGAGGCGTCGGGGGTTCCCACCGACGTCGTACGGGCCCTCCTCGACGGGCGGCCGGCCGGCGAACCGGACCTCCAGGCACGTTTCCTGCAACGCTTCGACCTGCTGCGACGCACCCGGCTCAAGCCCAACGGCCGCCGGTACACCCAGCAGGAGATCGCCGACGGCGCGGGGATGTCGCGCCAGCAGGCGGGGGCGCTCATCAACGGCGACCGCCGGCCGACGATGGAGCATTGTGACGCGATCCAGCGCTTCTTCAAGGTGCACGCCGGCTTCCTGACCGCCGACGACGCCGACGCGCTCGACAGCGCCCTCCAGCGCACGGAGCAGAGCCTGCTCCAGGACTACGCGGGTGACGGCGACCCGCTGGAGCGGCTGCTCCAGGACCACGGCGTGCGCGGCATCGCCTGGCGCGCGGCCCAACTCCCCACCGACAAGCACCGGGACAAGGTGACCGAATGGCTCGACATGCTTCTGGAGAGCGTGAAACCGGCGCCTGACGCCCCCACGGAGCCCTGA
- a CDS encoding MAB_1171c family putative transporter: MNGPDYYIPAAALGIALAFKIPGMRRDWRDPLLRSVCALLVLGASTFFFAAPPTIAEVNRITGVPNISAPLVYCILSAFSASCLVLLVNWRGGPPEETRRISLRWMGAYSVVVVALVVLFALGDAPVERLRDLDTYYARTPYMREMIALYLAAHSVAAVGMTVLCWRWSLKVRGWLRGGLVIIVVGSLFNLAYGVTKSAAVGARWAGHDWDHLSTLAAPPLASVGALLSAVGFVLPLAGQRLSDSWHAWAAYRRLGTLWRELRSAAPDHSPSVRISWLSPVELRVTQRESDIHDGMLQLDPYFDRVLRTEAYDRALAEGAGPREADAIADAAMVAAALRARAADPEGRIVRSAEAYTSVAATGPRDLVRMSLALRHSPVVAAARMRAARSESGTL; encoded by the coding sequence GTGAACGGACCGGACTACTACATCCCCGCGGCCGCCCTCGGAATCGCACTCGCGTTCAAAATCCCGGGAATGCGGCGCGACTGGCGCGACCCGCTGCTCCGGTCCGTCTGCGCCTTGCTCGTCCTGGGCGCGTCCACGTTCTTCTTCGCCGCGCCGCCCACCATCGCCGAGGTCAACCGCATCACCGGCGTGCCCAACATCTCGGCCCCGCTGGTCTACTGCATCCTGTCCGCGTTCAGCGCGTCCTGCCTGGTCCTCCTCGTCAACTGGCGCGGCGGACCGCCCGAGGAGACCCGCCGGATCTCCCTGCGCTGGATGGGCGCGTACAGCGTCGTCGTCGTGGCGCTCGTCGTGCTCTTCGCCCTGGGCGACGCCCCGGTGGAACGGCTGCGGGACCTGGACACGTACTACGCCAGGACGCCGTACATGCGCGAGATGATCGCGCTGTACCTGGCCGCGCACAGCGTCGCGGCCGTGGGCATGACCGTCCTGTGCTGGCGCTGGTCGCTGAAGGTCCGCGGCTGGCTCCGCGGCGGGTTGGTGATCATCGTCGTCGGATCGCTGTTCAACCTCGCCTACGGTGTCACCAAGTCGGCCGCCGTGGGCGCCCGCTGGGCCGGACACGACTGGGACCACCTGTCCACGCTCGCCGCGCCGCCGCTCGCCTCGGTCGGCGCGCTGCTGAGCGCCGTCGGCTTCGTACTTCCGCTCGCGGGCCAGCGGCTGTCCGACAGCTGGCACGCCTGGGCCGCCTACCGGCGGCTCGGAACCCTGTGGCGCGAACTGCGTTCCGCCGCTCCCGACCACAGCCCCTCCGTGCGGATCTCGTGGCTCTCACCGGTCGAACTGCGGGTGACCCAGCGGGAGTCCGACATCCACGACGGCATGCTCCAGCTCGACCCGTACTTCGACCGCGTCCTGCGGACGGAGGCCTACGACCGGGCTCTCGCCGAAGGGGCCGGCCCCCGGGAGGCGGACGCGATCGCGGACGCGGCGATGGTCGCCGCGGCACTGCGGGCCCGCGCCGCCGACCCCGAGGGGCGGATAGTCAGGTCGGCAGAGGCCTACACCTCCGTCGCAGCCACGGGACCGCGCGATCTCGTGCGCATGTCCCTCGCGCTGCGTCATTCACCCGTCGTCGCAGCAGCGCGCATGCGTGCGGCCAGGTCAGAGAGCGGCACCCTATGA
- a CDS encoding FAD-dependent oxidoreductase translates to MSSDPVRTSRNKHRRAVVIGGGLAGMLAAGVLREYAEEVTVVERDVLPEGPLSRRSLPQAHHAHLLWSGGARAMESLLPGTTDRWLAAGARRIPLPTGLVSMSAQGWFRRFPEMQFLIACSRDLLDWVVRDEVLASPRVTVLRRTELLGLEGGAGRVHGVRVRGEEAGERVLPADLVVDAGGRGSRAPEWLRALGVGEVREEKVDSGLAYASRIFRAPAGSEEYPVVNVQADAREPRPGCTATIVPIEGGRWLVTLSGTRGGQPTNAADEFEDFARSVRHPVVAELISRAEPLTDVVVSRSTVNRRRFYEKLGDWPEGFVAVGDSVATYNPVYGHGMSVAAQGVVALRRALALHGMGSPGLARRVQRSLAGPVGTAWDLATGQDILYPGAIGKDPGAGAKVLRHYVDRLMLTATGRPLVAKALFDVMTLSAPTSSLLKPEIALAVLRGPALKPLTGPPLSDDELRIAKEPRGEREADPADA, encoded by the coding sequence ATGAGCAGCGATCCCGTGAGAACCAGCAGGAACAAACACCGCAGAGCCGTGGTGATCGGCGGCGGCCTGGCCGGCATGCTGGCGGCCGGTGTCCTTCGTGAGTACGCCGAGGAGGTCACCGTCGTCGAGCGCGACGTCCTGCCGGAGGGGCCGCTCTCGCGCAGGAGCCTCCCCCAGGCGCACCACGCGCACCTGCTGTGGTCGGGCGGGGCACGGGCGATGGAGTCGCTGCTGCCGGGCACCACGGACCGCTGGCTCGCCGCCGGCGCCCGCCGCATCCCGCTGCCCACCGGGCTGGTGTCGATGTCGGCGCAGGGCTGGTTCCGCCGCTTCCCCGAGATGCAGTTCCTCATCGCCTGCAGCCGGGACCTGCTCGACTGGGTCGTACGGGACGAGGTGCTCGCGAGCCCCCGCGTCACCGTCCTCAGGCGGACCGAGCTGCTGGGCCTCGAGGGCGGCGCGGGCCGTGTCCACGGCGTACGGGTGCGGGGCGAGGAGGCGGGCGAGCGGGTGCTCCCCGCCGACCTGGTCGTCGACGCCGGTGGCCGGGGGTCCCGGGCCCCCGAGTGGCTGCGGGCGCTGGGCGTCGGCGAGGTCCGTGAGGAGAAGGTCGACTCCGGGCTCGCCTACGCCAGCAGGATCTTCCGCGCCCCCGCGGGCTCGGAGGAGTACCCGGTCGTCAATGTGCAGGCCGACGCCCGCGAGCCCAGACCGGGCTGCACGGCCACGATCGTGCCCATCGAGGGCGGCCGGTGGCTGGTGACGCTGTCCGGCACGCGCGGGGGGCAGCCGACGAACGCCGCCGACGAGTTCGAGGACTTCGCGCGTTCCGTCCGCCACCCCGTCGTCGCCGAGCTCATCTCCCGTGCCGAGCCCCTGACCGACGTCGTCGTCTCACGCAGCACCGTCAACCGCAGGCGCTTCTACGAGAAGCTGGGCGACTGGCCGGAGGGCTTCGTCGCCGTCGGCGACTCGGTCGCCACCTACAACCCCGTCTACGGGCACGGAATGTCGGTCGCGGCCCAGGGCGTCGTCGCGCTGCGGCGGGCACTGGCCCTGCACGGCATGGGCTCCCCCGGGCTCGCCCGCCGCGTGCAGCGCTCGCTCGCCGGGCCGGTCGGCACGGCCTGGGACCTGGCCACCGGACAGGACATCCTCTACCCCGGGGCGATCGGCAAGGACCCCGGCGCCGGGGCGAAGGTGCTCAGGCACTACGTCGACCGGCTGATGCTCACGGCGACGGGACGGCCGCTCGTCGCCAAGGCCCTGTTCGACGTGATGACTCTGTCCGCGCCGACGAGTTCGCTGCTGAAGCCGGAGATCGCGCTCGCGGTGCTGCGCGGCCCCGCGCTGAAGCCGCTGACCGGGCCACCGCTGAGCGACGACGAGCTGCGCATCGCGAAGGAACCGCGCGGGGAGCGGGAGGCGGACCCGGCGGACGCCTGA